The sequence below is a genomic window from bacterium.
CTTCACGCACCAGGGCGCCTGGAAGGTGGAGGGCGATCCCACCGAGGGCGCGCTCTATCCGTTCGCCGCCAAGATCGGTCTGGCGCGCGAGGCCGAGGAGGCCGCCGCGCCGCGGCTCGACGCCATCCCGTTCGAGTCCGAGCATCGCTTCATGGCGACCCTGCATCGCCGGGCCGACGGCGCCGAGATGCTCCTCGTCAAGGGCGCACCGGAGGTGATTCTCGACCGCTGCGACCGCCAGCAGACCCGCGCCGGGGAGGCGGTGGCGATGGACCGCGACCACTTCCTGCGCGCCGCCGACGCGCTGGCCGCGCAGGGCGAGCGCGTCCTCGCGCTGGCCTGGCTGGAGAGCCCCGGCCTCGCCGCCGGCAGCCTCGGCCCCGCCGATCTGCCCGCCAACCTCGTTCTCCTCGGCCTCGTCGGCCTGCTCGATCCGCCGCGCCGGGAGGCGATCGAGGCGGTGGGCGAATGCCACCGCGGCGGCATCCGCGTCACCATGATCACCGGCGACCACAAGATCACCGCCGCCGCCATCGCCAAGATGCTCGGCATCGGCGACGGCACCACCGCCGTCACCGGCGCCGAGATCGAGGAGATGGACACCGCGACCCTGCAGGAGCGGGTGCGCGACGTCGACGTCTTCGCCCGCGCCAGCCCGGAGCACAAGCTGCGTCTGGTGAAGGCGATCCAGGCGAACAAGCAGATCGTCGCCATGACCGGCGACGGGGTGAACGACGCGCCGTCGCTGAAGAAGGCCGACATCGGCGTCGCCATGGGGATCAAGGGCACCGAGGTCACCAAGGAAGCGGCGGGCATGATCCTGGCCGACGACAACTTCGCTTCGATCACCGCCGCGGTGAAGGAGGGCCGGACGGTCTACAACAACATCGAGAAGGCGATCCTCTTCATGCTGCCGACCAACGTCGCCCAGGGCCTGGTCATCGCGGTCGCCATCTTCCTCGGCCTGCCGATGCCGATCACCGCGCCGCAGGTGCTGTGGGTCAACATGGTGACCTCGGTGGCGCTCGGCCTGGTGATCTCGTTCGAGCCGCATGAGCTCGACGTCATGGACCGGCCGCCGCGCGCGGTGGACCGCCCGATCCTCACCCCGTTCGGCATCTGGCGGGTCGTCCTCGTCGGCCTGGCGCTGCTCGGCTACACGCTGTGGGCGTTCTTCCAGATGAAGACCTCCGGCGCCTCGGATCAACTGGCGCGCACGGTCGCCGTCAACGCCATCACCATCGGCCAGATCTTCTACCTGCTGAACAGCCGCTTCCTCGTCGACTCGTCCCTCTCCCTGCGCGCCCATCTCGGCAATCCGTACCTGCCGCTCGGCATCGGCGCCGTGGTGGTGCTGCAACTGCTGTTCACCTACGCGCCGCCGCTGCAGCGTTTGTTCGACAACCAGGCGCTGCCGCTGTCGGTGTGGCCGATGCTGCTCGCCGGCGGCGTGGTGTTCTTCCTCGCCATCGAGGCGGAGAAGCTCGCCATCCGTTCCAGCCCGGCGCTGCGACGCATCGTCACCGCGGTGGAGGCGGGGACGTGACGCACCGGTGCCACCGCGCCCCCCGGCGCCTCGTCCTGGCAAATGGCGCCGGAAACCGCGTGCTGCGCGGAGCGCGCGCCCGCTACCGCGCCGCGGCGCGCAACGATTCGGCGAGCCGCCAGGCGTGGTGGAGGGCGCCGTCCGCCCACGCCAGCGCGTCGAGGGCGCCGCGGGCGTTCGTCGCCGACACCCGTTGCAGGGCGAGGTCCGCCAGCAACTGCTCGCGGCCGCTCCGCCGTTCCTCGCCCAGTTGACGGCTCGCGTTCTCGACGGCGCGGAACGCCGCCGGGGACGGCGCGCCCGCCGGGTCGCGGGTGGCGTCGAGGAGCTCCGCCAGCGCCCGCGCCGCGGCGGCGAATCCCGCCGGCGGCGACCAGTCGGCCGGGGTCGCGGGCGCCCTGGCCAGCTCCGCGTCGAGCTCGCCCAGGTGGTCGAGGGCGTGGCAGAGGCGGACCAGGCGCGGGCCGATGGTCGTCAGGTCGGTCGTCTCGAGCGACAGCGAGGTGAGGAACTGTTCGGTCCGCCGGACCGCGTCGGCGGCGGGGGCGTACGCCACCGGCTCGCCGGCGAGGCGGCGGCGCAGCGCGTCGACCACGCCGGTGGCGGTCTCCAGCAGCGCCCGCCACGCCGCCTCCAGCGCCACCGTGCCGCCGGCCTCGGCCAGCGTCGGCTGCAGGCGATCGACGGCGGTGTCGCGTCCCGGCCCGGTGAGGTGTTCGATGTAGCGCGCGAACTGATCGAGCCACGGGTAGAAGACGAGGATGCCGGCGAGCTTGAACAGGCTGCTGAACGACGCCAGCGCCAGCACCCCGTCGGTGGCGCCGAGCCGGCCGCCGATCCATTCCGCTGCCGTCGTCAGCGGCGTCAGGAACGACAGCGAGAGGACGCCGACCACGAGGCTGAAGACGACATGCGCGAGCGCCGAGCGGCGCACCGCCAGACCGCCGCCGACGGCGGCGATCGCGGTGGTCGCCGCCGAGCCGACGCTCTGGCCGACGATGATCGCGCAGCCCTGCTGGAAGGAGAGCGAGCCGGCATCGAGGGCGACGAGGGTGGTCGCGGCGGCGGCGCTCGAGCTCTGCATGACGAAGGTCATCACCATGCCGACGATGGCGAGGATCCAGCGCGCCGCCGGACCGCTGCCGGCGAAGGCCTCGAGGTCCCACGACGTCCCCGCCATGCCGTTCTGCAGATAGTCGATGCCGACGAAGAGCAGGCCGAAGCCGGCGAGGATGGCGCCCAGCGAGCGCCAGCGGCCGCGGCCGACCAGCCACAGCAGGGCGCCGATGCCGAGCAGCGGCATCGCCGCCGAGGCGATGCGCAGGCGCAGGCCGAAGATCGCGACGATCCACGGCGTCGAGGTGGTGCCGAGGGTGGCGCCGACGATCACGCCGACCGCCTGCGGGAAGGTGACCAGGCCGGCGCTGACGAAGCCGATGACGGTCAGCGTGGCCGCGGTCGAGGACTGGATCAGGACGGTGAACACGACGCCCGAGAGCACGGCGCTGAACCGTCCTCCCACCAGCCGCTGCAACGCCTGTCGCAGCGAGTCGCCCGCCAGTCCCTTCAGCCCCTCGGTGAGATGGTGGATGCCGAGCAGGAACATCCCCAGCCCACCCAGCACGGTGACGATGGTCGCATCCATGATCCGTCCTCCTTGCGTGGCGGGATGGCGAGGCCGGGGCGCTACTTTTCGTCGAAGGTCACCACCGCTTCCCAGTCGGGCGGCGGCGGGGTGGCGATCAGGGCGCGCGCGCGGCGGATGTAGAGCGCCGAGGGGTGGTCGTTGGCGCGCTCGTCGAGGACCCGCTCGAAGGCGGCGATGGCGGCGGCGAAGTCCCGGGCGCGGTAGGCGGCGAGGCCGGCGGAGAAGTGCTCGCGGATGACGGCCCACTCCGCGGCGCGGTCGCCGGGCCCGAGCACTTCGTAGATGCGGGACGTATCGTCCTTGCCCTTGACGCGCACGACGTCGAGCTCGCGCGTGACGATGGCGTCGCCGGCGGCCAGCACGGTCGCCTCGCTGGCGAGGATGGCGGTGCCGTACTGCTTGTTGACACCCTCGAGCCGCGCCCCGAGGTTCACGTTGTCGCCCATCACCGTCAGGCTCAGGTGGCCCGGCGAGCCCATGTTGCCGAAGACCATCGGGCCGCTGTTGAGGCCGATGCGGATGCTGAGCTGCGGCCAGCCGCGGGCGGCGATGGTGGCGTTGAGCGCGTCGAGGCGATCGATCATCTCGAGCGCGGCGCGGCAGGCGCGGGCCGCGTGATCGGCCTGCGGCACCGGCGCGCCCCACACCGCCATGACGCCGTCGCCGATGTACTTGTCGAGCATGCCGTCGTGCGCGAACACGACCTCGGTCATCTCGCCGAGATAGGTGTTGAGCAGCTCCACGAGCTGCTCCGGGGCGAGGCGCTCGCTGATGGTGGTGAAGCCCTTCACGTCCGAGAAGAGCACGGTGCGATCGCGCTTCTCGCCGCCGAGCGCCAGGGTCTCCGGCCGCTCGCTGATGTACTCGGCGAGCGCCGGGCTCAGATAGAGGTCGAGCATGCGGCGGGTGCGTCGCTTCTCGCGGTCGACCGACAGGTAGTGCTGGACGCTGACGGCGACGTACACGAGCACGACGGTCATCGTCTGGTAGGCGATGCCGAGCACCGTGCCGGTGCGGGTGAACAGCAGTTGGCTGAGGATCGCGTAGCCGACCAGCAGGACGGCGGCGAACGCGACGCCGCCCAGGCCACGGCTGAACTGCAGGGCGAGGCCGAGGAGCAGCGCCAGGGCGAGAATGACCAGGACGTCGGGGCCCTCCCAGCCGGGGCGGTGCAGGAAGTCGCCGCGCAGGATGTTGTCGAGCACCGTGGCGTGGATCTCGGCGCCGGGGTAGACGCGGTCGAGCGGCGCCGCGCGCACATCGCCGACGCCGATCGCGGTGACGCCGAGGACCACCAGCTTGTCGCGAAAGACCTCCGGCGACACCCGCCCGCCGAGCACGGCGCCGGCGCTGACGTGCGGGAACGTGCGCCCCGGGCCGCGGTACTTGACCAGCATCTGGCCCTGGTCGTCGACCGGGATCTGTTCGCCGCCGAAGCGCACCGACTCGACGCCGAACGGACCGATGCGGATCGCCGGCTTGCGATCCGGGAACGCGCGCTGCAGCATCGCCAGCGACAGCGGCAGCATCATGCGGTCGTGGAACAGGACGGTGAGCATCGCGTGCCGGTAGAGGCCGTCCTCGTCGGGCTGGAAGTTGAAGTACGCCAGGCCGGCAGCGGCCTCGGCGAGCCCGGGCAGGTTCTGCGTCAGGTTGAAGCCGCGCGTCACGCTCGCGTCGCTGGCGCCCGGCGCGCGCTGCACCAGCGGGTAGACGCTCTCGCCGGCGTACGGGCTCTCGTCGCGGCGCTGGAAGTCGAAGAAGTAGCC
It includes:
- a CDS encoding HAD-IC family P-type ATPase, whose product is MTDATATSPPTAAATWHALSAADVVSRLTTDAQRGLAAGEANARLARYGPNRLPAGRKRGPLARFLAQFNNILVYVLLAAGFTKMMLGLWVDAAIILGVVVLNGLLGFIQEGRAEKALDSIRNMLSAEARTTRDGETRMLPAEELVPGDVVLLESGDKVPADLRLTEVKNLRTEEAALTGESVPADKSPQPVSAKATVGDRENMAFSGTMVVSGRAVGVVVATGSDTELGRINQLLAGVSALETPLLRQIKKFGYAITAAIGIVTVLVFSYGHWVAQMDFIPLFQAVVGIAVSVIPEGLPAIITITLAIGVQRMAQRNAIIRRLPAVETLGSVSRICSDKTGTLTLMEMMVVSAVTAEAAYQVSGNGYAPEGAVTRDGQPAADDPVLSLLGRVSVLCNDAQLFTHQGAWKVEGDPTEGALYPFAAKIGLAREAEEAAAPRLDAIPFESEHRFMATLHRRADGAEMLLVKGAPEVILDRCDRQQTRAGEAVAMDRDHFLRAADALAAQGERVLALAWLESPGLAAGSLGPADLPANLVLLGLVGLLDPPRREAIEAVGECHRGGIRVTMITGDHKITAAAIAKMLGIGDGTTAVTGAEIEEMDTATLQERVRDVDVFARASPEHKLRLVKAIQANKQIVAMTGDGVNDAPSLKKADIGVAMGIKGTEVTKEAAGMILADDNFASITAAVKEGRTVYNNIEKAILFMLPTNVAQGLVIAVAIFLGLPMPITAPQVLWVNMVTSVALGLVISFEPHELDVMDRPPRAVDRPILTPFGIWRVVLVGLALLGYTLWAFFQMKTSGASDQLARTVAVNAITIGQIFYLLNSRFLVDSSLSLRAHLGNPYLPLGIGAVVVLQLLFTYAPPLQRLFDNQALPLSVWPMLLAGGVVFFLAIEAEKLAIRSSPALRRIVTAVEAGT
- a CDS encoding Na/Pi cotransporter family protein, with product MDATIVTVLGGLGMFLLGIHHLTEGLKGLAGDSLRQALQRLVGGRFSAVLSGVVFTVLIQSSTAATLTVIGFVSAGLVTFPQAVGVIVGATLGTTSTPWIVAIFGLRLRIASAAMPLLGIGALLWLVGRGRWRSLGAILAGFGLLFVGIDYLQNGMAGTSWDLEAFAGSGPAARWILAIVGMVMTFVMQSSSAAAATTLVALDAGSLSFQQGCAIIVGQSVGSAATTAIAAVGGGLAVRRSALAHVVFSLVVGVLSLSFLTPLTTAAEWIGGRLGATDGVLALASFSSLFKLAGILVFYPWLDQFARYIEHLTGPGRDTAVDRLQPTLAEAGGTVALEAAWRALLETATGVVDALRRRLAGEPVAYAPAADAVRRTEQFLTSLSLETTDLTTIGPRLVRLCHALDHLGELDAELARAPATPADWSPPAGFAAAARALAELLDATRDPAGAPSPAAFRAVENASRQLGEERRSGREQLLADLALQRVSATNARGALDALAWADGALHHAWRLAESLRAAAR
- a CDS encoding adenylate/guanylate cyclase domain-containing protein, producing the protein MRRLVPLLLALLIGGVVAALRGYGVKPLDFVELRAYDYRLQQVGTQTTAPEVVLVAVDDASLAELGRWPWSRARVADLLARIDAGAPRVVGIDLVQAEPTASCDVAALQGAIGDACRAEVGRALSGPQSDDARLATVIRDSGRIVLGYFFDFQRRDESPYAGESVYPLVQRAPGASDASVTRGFNLTQNLPGLAEAAAGLAYFNFQPDEDGLYRHAMLTVLFHDRMMLPLSLAMLQRAFPDRKPAIRIGPFGVESVRFGGEQIPVDDQGQMLVKYRGPGRTFPHVSAGAVLGGRVSPEVFRDKLVVLGVTAIGVGDVRAAPLDRVYPGAEIHATVLDNILRGDFLHRPGWEGPDVLVILALALLLGLALQFSRGLGGVAFAAVLLVGYAILSQLLFTRTGTVLGIAYQTMTVVLVYVAVSVQHYLSVDREKRRTRRMLDLYLSPALAEYISERPETLALGGEKRDRTVLFSDVKGFTTISERLAPEQLVELLNTYLGEMTEVVFAHDGMLDKYIGDGVMAVWGAPVPQADHAARACRAALEMIDRLDALNATIAARGWPQLSIRIGLNSGPMVFGNMGSPGHLSLTVMGDNVNLGARLEGVNKQYGTAILASEATVLAAGDAIVTRELDVVRVKGKDDTSRIYEVLGPGDRAAEWAVIREHFSAGLAAYRARDFAAAIAAFERVLDERANDHPSALYIRRARALIATPPPPDWEAVVTFDEK